In Deinococcus sp. KNUC1210, a single genomic region encodes these proteins:
- a CDS encoding DM13 domain-containing protein, whose amino-acid sequence MNTILKSLTVLSTAVALFAAPASAQTMMMHAGAFHALGAPTSGTAALSEAGGKVTLTLSALKTEPGPSLQVWLYQAAAPVKGTSDATIAKGKYVKVGELKKFSGTFTFAAPAGTKLNTYKSVVLWCADVKTAFAAADLK is encoded by the coding sequence ATGAACACGATCCTGAAATCCCTGACCGTCCTGAGCACCGCCGTCGCCCTGTTCGCCGCGCCCGCCAGCGCCCAGACCATGATGATGCACGCCGGTGCCTTTCACGCCCTCGGGGCACCCACCAGCGGCACCGCTGCCCTCAGTGAGGCAGGCGGCAAGGTCACGCTCACACTCAGCGCCCTGAAGACCGAACCCGGCCCCAGCCTGCAGGTCTGGCTGTATCAGGCAGCCGCCCCGGTCAAGGGCACCAGCGACGCCACCATCGCCAAAGGCAAGTACGTCAAGGTGGGCGAGCTGAAGAAGTTCAGCGGCACCTTTACCTTCGCCGCGCCCGCTGGCACCAAGCTCAACACCTACAAAAGCGTGGTGCTGTGGTGCGCCGACGTCAAAACCGCCTTCGCTGCCGCCGACCTGAAGTAA
- a CDS encoding ubiquinol-cytochrome c reductase iron-sulfur subunit yields MNDPSDDRRHLLKTLTVGGAVLLLPGSVHAQTGSTPAAVKIVPLSGLDKAFSTAEFMFDGTAALLVRLSAPPPDRARALEVKVGGTSVFLTAFTRVCTHLGCTPALPDARTHQMVCPCHGSTYSADGTVVKGPAQRSLSLISMEVRGSDVYAVALAPST; encoded by the coding sequence ATGAACGATCCATCCGATGATCGCCGCCACCTGCTGAAGACGCTGACGGTCGGCGGGGCCGTGCTGCTCCTGCCCGGCAGCGTCCACGCGCAGACGGGTTCCACGCCTGCCGCCGTCAAGATCGTGCCGCTGAGCGGACTCGACAAAGCGTTCTCGACCGCCGAGTTCATGTTCGACGGAACCGCCGCGCTGCTGGTTCGGCTGAGTGCTCCTCCGCCCGACAGAGCGCGGGCGCTGGAAGTCAAGGTCGGAGGCACCAGCGTGTTTCTGACGGCGTTCACGCGGGTCTGTACGCACCTGGGCTGTACGCCCGCCCTGCCCGATGCCAGAACGCACCAGATGGTGTGTCCGTGTCATGGCAGCACCTACAGCGCCGACGGCACGGTGGTGAAAGGCCCGGCCCAGCGCAGCCTGAGCCTGATTTCGATGGAGGTGCGCGGCAGCGATGTCTATGCTGTTGCCCTTGCGCCGAGCACCTAG